The following coding sequences are from one Paenibacillus tundrae window:
- a CDS encoding Gfo/Idh/MocA family protein — MTLQIGIIGTGWFSKVHADILARMEGVRVAAVLGTTQEKAEAMASVYDATGYGELEHMLDGEKLDAVYICVPPMSHGSIEAELIRRNIPFLVEKPLSTGMDIPKQVLSQVQNTGLLTSVGYHFRYQEAAQVLREAIQEQTVGMALGRWMGGMPGVAWWRRQEGSGGQFVEQTTHIVDLLRYCAGEVTEVYAVAAQRIMHEKHDHVTVSDVANVSIKLQSGAIASIANTCLLPDGEGGAGLQFYTEAGVWDWTPERLLLPSAARHAMAGQEIPAGHNPYERENEAFIHALRTGDRSRILSDYADACRTQEITTAALASAESGLPVKLQPLKELSH; from the coding sequence ATGACATTGCAGATCGGAATCATTGGAACAGGCTGGTTCAGTAAGGTTCATGCAGATATTCTGGCAAGAATGGAAGGTGTACGTGTCGCTGCCGTTCTTGGCACAACACAAGAGAAAGCGGAGGCAATGGCTTCCGTATATGATGCTACTGGTTATGGTGAGCTAGAGCATATGTTAGATGGGGAAAAGCTAGATGCTGTCTACATCTGTGTGCCTCCAATGTCTCATGGCTCAATAGAAGCTGAACTGATACGTCGTAACATCCCATTCCTAGTGGAGAAACCACTCAGCACCGGCATGGATATCCCCAAACAGGTGTTGTCACAGGTACAAAATACGGGGTTACTAACCTCTGTAGGCTATCACTTCAGATACCAGGAGGCAGCTCAGGTACTACGGGAAGCGATCCAAGAGCAGACAGTCGGTATGGCGCTTGGACGCTGGATGGGCGGTATGCCTGGCGTGGCTTGGTGGCGTAGACAAGAGGGTTCTGGTGGTCAATTCGTAGAACAGACTACACATATTGTGGATTTATTACGGTATTGCGCGGGTGAAGTGACTGAGGTGTATGCTGTTGCCGCGCAGCGTATTATGCATGAGAAGCACGACCATGTTACGGTATCGGATGTAGCTAATGTATCCATCAAGTTGCAGAGTGGTGCGATTGCCAGCATTGCAAATACTTGCTTACTACCCGATGGTGAGGGCGGAGCAGGGCTACAATTCTATACAGAAGCAGGTGTGTGGGATTGGACACCGGAACGTCTTCTGCTTCCGAGTGCGGCTCGTCATGCAATGGCTGGACAAGAAATTCCAGCGGGGCATAATCCATATGAACGGGAAAATGAAGCATTCATCCACGCTCTTCGCACAGGCGATCGTTCACGCATTCTCTCCGATTATGCAGATGCATGTCGCACCCAAGAGATTACGACCGCAGCATTAGCGTCAGCCGAATCTGG
- a CDS encoding glycerol-3-phosphate dehydrogenase/oxidase — protein sequence MTTSFSAMNRTEYLQDMANAHFDILVIGGGITGAGIALDAASRGLKTAVVEMQDFAAGTSSRSTKLVHGGLRYLKQFEVKMVAEVGRERAVVYENGPHVTTPEPMLLPIYTAGTFGRFSTSLGLMVYDRLAGVKYSERRKMLNAGATADMEPLLRKEGLLGSGLYVEYRTDDARLTIEVLKEAVRYGAQAVNYVKADGFIKENGQIIGIQATDQIHGQTYQLRASKVINASGPWVDELRKADGSREGKTLQMTKGIHLVFDSSRFPLRQAVYFDTPDGRMVFAVPRDGKTYVGTTDTVYTDDPAHPLISESDRDYVIDAINGMFPQMSIRAEDVESGWAGVRPLIHEEGKDPSEISRKDEVWVSASGLITIAGGKLTGYRKMAEMVVDLAARQLEKETGQSVKACLTKKMPISGGDVGGSAGFESYAERKIKDGVALGLERRAAERLARTYGSNVDALYDRMPAPRTKAEWHGLPPELLLMLKYAIEEEMTVTPADFFVRRTGDLFFRINEVREWKIAVIRYMSERLLWTDEQTEAYRQELDRLLLEASGKK from the coding sequence ATGACGACTTCTTTCTCAGCGATGAATCGTACGGAATATTTGCAAGACATGGCGAATGCACATTTTGACATCTTGGTCATTGGAGGTGGCATCACGGGGGCGGGTATTGCACTAGATGCAGCTTCTCGTGGATTGAAGACAGCCGTTGTGGAAATGCAGGATTTTGCTGCGGGAACCTCCAGTCGCTCCACCAAGCTGGTTCATGGCGGTCTACGGTATTTGAAGCAGTTTGAAGTGAAGATGGTCGCTGAGGTAGGTCGTGAGCGAGCCGTCGTTTATGAAAATGGACCGCATGTGACCACACCGGAACCGATGTTGTTGCCAATCTATACGGCAGGTACATTTGGTCGATTCAGCACCTCCCTCGGATTGATGGTGTATGACCGATTAGCTGGGGTGAAGTATAGCGAACGGCGCAAGATGTTAAATGCCGGGGCAACAGCAGACATGGAGCCTTTATTGCGTAAAGAGGGACTGTTAGGCAGCGGACTTTACGTTGAATATCGCACAGATGATGCAAGGCTGACCATCGAGGTATTGAAGGAAGCGGTACGTTATGGGGCACAGGCTGTGAACTATGTGAAGGCAGACGGGTTTATTAAAGAAAATGGTCAAATCATCGGCATCCAAGCGACGGATCAGATTCATGGTCAGACCTATCAGCTTCGGGCAAGCAAGGTCATCAATGCTTCTGGTCCATGGGTGGATGAGCTGCGTAAGGCGGATGGTTCACGTGAAGGCAAGACATTGCAGATGACCAAAGGCATTCACTTAGTGTTCGACAGTTCACGATTTCCGTTAAGGCAGGCGGTTTATTTTGATACACCTGACGGACGGATGGTATTCGCGGTTCCACGAGATGGCAAAACTTATGTCGGCACAACAGACACCGTTTATACGGATGATCCGGCACATCCATTGATTTCTGAATCTGACCGAGATTACGTCATCGATGCGATCAACGGTATGTTCCCTCAGATGAGCATTCGTGCAGAGGATGTAGAATCTGGCTGGGCAGGGGTGCGCCCGCTTATCCATGAAGAAGGTAAAGATCCCTCTGAAATTTCTCGTAAAGACGAGGTTTGGGTATCGGCTTCAGGGCTGATTACGATTGCTGGAGGCAAACTAACGGGATATCGTAAAATGGCTGAAATGGTCGTAGATTTGGCTGCCCGGCAGTTGGAGAAGGAAACAGGTCAATCGGTTAAGGCATGCTTGACCAAAAAGATGCCGATCTCTGGAGGCGATGTGGGCGGGTCTGCTGGATTCGAGTCCTATGCAGAACGTAAGATTAAGGATGGCGTTGCACTTGGTTTAGAGCGTCGTGCGGCTGAACGGCTGGCACGTACCTATGGCTCGAATGTGGACGCTCTCTATGATCGGATGCCGGCTCCACGGACAAAAGCCGAGTGGCATGGGTTACCACCGGAGCTGTTGTTAATGCTCAAGTATGCAATAGAAGAAGAGATGACGGTGACTCCTGCCGATTTCTTCGTAAGGAGAACAGGAGATTTATTTTTCCGTATTAACGAGGTCCGAGAGTGGAAGATCGCTGTTATTCGTTATATGAGCGAACGTTTATTGTGGACAGATGAACAGACAGAAGCATACAGACAGGAACTGGATCGCTTGCTGCTGGAGGCATCTGGCAAAAAGTAA
- the glpK gene encoding glycerol kinase GlpK, whose amino-acid sequence MEKYIMALDQGTTSSRAILFNRNGEIVHSAQQEFPQYFPKPGWVEQNANEIWSSILAVMASCLAESGIKPAQIAGIGITNQRETVVVWDKETGRPIYNAVVWQSIQTAEICDELKTKGLGDLFHRKTGLLINPYFSGTKVKWILDHVPGARERAERGELLFGTIDSWLIWKLSGGTHITDVSNASRTLMYNIYELQWDEEILDILDIPKVMLPEVRGSSEVYAYTTEYHFFGHKIPIAGAAGDQQAALFGQGCYTKGSMKNTYGTGCFMLMNTGEEPVQSDHGLITTIAWGIDGKVEYALEGSIFVAGSAVQWLRDGLRMLRSSRDSEDYAVRVPSTDGVYMVPAFVGLGSPYWDSEVKGAVFGLTRGTTKEHFIRATLEALAYQTRDVLAAMETDSGIIVNELRVDGGAAANDFLMQFQSDILGIPVERPTVNETTALGAAYLAGLAVGYWNSTEELKDHENTEREFQPVMAPEQRNELYAGWQRAVAAAMAFK is encoded by the coding sequence ATGGAAAAATATATCATGGCGCTGGATCAGGGGACAACAAGTTCCCGAGCCATTTTGTTTAACCGGAACGGAGAGATTGTGCATAGTGCTCAGCAGGAGTTTCCGCAATATTTTCCTAAGCCCGGGTGGGTTGAGCAAAATGCGAATGAAATCTGGAGTTCCATCCTAGCAGTTATGGCATCATGCCTCGCGGAAAGTGGAATCAAACCAGCCCAGATTGCTGGCATTGGAATCACGAATCAACGCGAAACGGTCGTTGTATGGGACAAAGAAACGGGGCGTCCGATCTATAACGCAGTTGTGTGGCAGTCCATACAGACAGCTGAGATCTGTGATGAGCTAAAAACGAAGGGGCTAGGCGATCTCTTCCATCGCAAAACAGGCCTACTTATTAATCCATATTTCTCAGGAACTAAAGTGAAGTGGATTCTGGATCATGTGCCTGGTGCACGGGAGCGTGCGGAACGGGGAGAATTGCTGTTTGGCACGATTGATAGCTGGCTGATCTGGAAACTTAGCGGAGGCACGCACATCACCGATGTGTCCAACGCTTCACGTACACTCATGTACAATATTTATGAATTACAATGGGATGAGGAAATATTGGATATTCTAGATATCCCTAAGGTGATGTTGCCGGAAGTCCGCGGATCCTCCGAAGTGTATGCATACACGACAGAATATCATTTCTTCGGTCATAAGATTCCCATTGCAGGTGCGGCAGGTGACCAACAGGCAGCGTTATTCGGTCAGGGCTGCTACACCAAGGGCAGTATGAAAAACACTTACGGCACAGGCTGCTTCATGTTAATGAATACAGGTGAAGAGCCTGTGCAATCCGATCATGGACTTATTACAACGATCGCCTGGGGGATTGATGGTAAGGTAGAGTATGCCTTAGAAGGCAGCATATTTGTTGCAGGCTCAGCAGTGCAATGGTTGCGGGATGGCCTTAGAATGCTGCGTTCATCTCGAGATAGTGAGGATTATGCTGTGCGTGTTCCATCGACGGATGGTGTATACATGGTGCCTGCCTTTGTTGGGTTAGGTAGTCCTTATTGGGATAGTGAAGTGAAGGGAGCCGTATTTGGTCTGACACGTGGGACGACGAAAGAGCATTTTATCCGGGCTACGCTTGAAGCACTGGCCTACCAGACCAGAGACGTGCTTGCTGCAATGGAGACCGATTCAGGAATTATAGTAAATGAATTGCGAGTAGATGGCGGAGCGGCAGCCAATGATTTCTTAATGCAGTTCCAAAGTGATATTCTGGGCATTCCTGTCGAACGTCCTACCGTGAATGAAACGACCGCATTAGGTGCAGCGTATTTGGCAGGGCTTGCTGTCGGTTATTGGAATAGCACGGAGGAATTGAAGGATCATGAGAACACGGAGCGAGAATTCCAACCGGTGATGGCACCTGAGCAACGAAACGAGCTATATGCAGGTTGGCAGCGTGCGGTTGCAGCAGCAATGGCTTTTAAATGA
- a CDS encoding glycerol-3-phosphate responsive antiterminator codes for MPFQGQRILPAAKSMKQFEAMIEGPYRYGVMLDTHIAQLQSLLDEARRRDKQILLHADLIQGLKNDEYAAEYLCQHIRPAGLISTRASVIQKAKQKGITAIQRIFLLDTNALQKSYHLLTKTQPDFIEVLPGIIPHIITEVSERTGIPIIAGGLIRSANEVELALQAGATAVTTSNTDLIRHFGESLT; via the coding sequence ATGCCTTTTCAGGGACAGCGTATTTTGCCAGCTGCCAAGAGTATGAAGCAATTTGAAGCGATGATTGAAGGGCCATATCGATATGGGGTAATGTTAGATACCCATATTGCGCAGCTTCAGAGCTTGCTGGATGAAGCACGGCGGCGAGACAAACAAATATTGCTGCATGCTGATCTGATCCAGGGACTCAAAAATGATGAGTACGCTGCGGAGTATCTATGCCAGCACATTCGCCCAGCAGGGCTGATCTCAACACGAGCAAGTGTTATACAGAAAGCGAAGCAAAAAGGAATTACGGCCATTCAGCGAATATTCTTGCTCGATACCAATGCGCTGCAGAAGAGCTATCACTTACTGACGAAGACCCAGCCAGATTTTATAGAGGTGCTGCCCGGCATTATTCCGCATATTATTACGGAGGTATCTGAGCGAACAGGCATACCGATCATTGCGGGTGGATTAATTCGTTCGGCTAACGAGGTGGAGCTTGCACTGCAAGCCGGAGCAACAGCTGTTACGACGTCCAATACGGACTTGATCCGTCATTTTGGGGAATCGCTTACATAG
- a CDS encoding GTP cyclohydrolase II gives MINSHIIKLLAPKIQTFPSGKDFIYLVGPIKLPVNLDGETHTFQWYSWLKSDQAMESGELIESLASAELAERQQSSVLVYGDFAEAQEALIRMHSICHTGDIFGSKRCDCGFQLEQSMKMIAAHGAGALFYLANHEGRGIGLFSKAMAYLLQEEGLDTVDANLQLGFTDDSRNYDDAIAVLRALRSTPVTLITNNPRKLAALQEAGLNVGGRVPLWGDRSAFNEKYLQTKVSRSGHLADVDMLLPHAQA, from the coding sequence ATGATTAATTCACATATTATAAAGCTACTTGCCCCTAAAATTCAGACTTTTCCGAGTGGAAAAGACTTCATTTACCTCGTAGGACCGATTAAGCTTCCGGTCAACCTGGATGGAGAGACACACACATTCCAGTGGTATAGCTGGTTGAAGTCTGACCAAGCGATGGAAAGTGGCGAACTGATTGAATCACTCGCCTCGGCGGAGCTTGCAGAGCGTCAACAATCCAGTGTATTGGTATACGGTGATTTCGCTGAAGCACAAGAAGCTTTGATTCGGATGCATAGCATCTGTCATACGGGCGACATTTTTGGCAGCAAACGTTGTGACTGTGGCTTCCAACTGGAACAATCCATGAAGATGATCGCTGCTCACGGTGCGGGCGCATTATTTTACCTTGCTAACCATGAAGGTCGCGGTATTGGTCTGTTCAGCAAAGCTATGGCTTATCTGTTACAAGAAGAAGGCTTGGATACGGTCGATGCGAATTTGCAACTTGGATTTACTGACGATTCACGTAATTATGATGATGCCATTGCTGTATTGCGTGCACTTCGTTCAACACCGGTTACCTTGATCACGAACAATCCTCGTAAACTTGCTGCACTGCAAGAGGCAGGATTAAACGTGGGTGGACGTGTTCCGCTGTGGGGCGATCGTTCAGCCTTTAACGAAAAGTATTTGCAAACTAAAGTGAGCCGTTCTGGTCACTTGGCTGATGTAGATATGCTGCTTCCGCACGCACAAGCTTAA
- a CDS encoding ABC transporter substrate-binding protein, translated as MIRRKRTCWVAVILVCVLLVSGCSIWSEPSDSANNKKVALTLWYWNRSIDDKLIAKAKEKFPNIELTAQKIGGDFKAKLKTTLAARSGEPDIVALNDWIMELFPSEDRFYNLYDLGAGEIEDQYLEWKWKQGVTPSGQMIGFPMDTGPTALFYRADLFKEAGLPSEPEEVARQLDSWDAYAAAGEKIKDAFGGKVFLTDNIGSVYNQVLSQGTERYFRPDGSFIGMDSPLVRKSWDTAVAFKQKGLLANADGWTPTWNAAMNNGEIASFVGAVWMKQVLQEAAPDTTGQWRVTRAPGGDGNNGGSFLSILKSSKHPQEAFELIRWLQSPENQLEQYQTLNLFPSAPGVFDQPAMKEEEPFFGGQATGPVFAASAQQVPDAFFGERYPSVHNIITRRLNDIAKQNSDPQQVWTDTVQRVERELQR; from the coding sequence ATGATCCGCCGGAAAAGAACATGCTGGGTAGCTGTCATCCTGGTCTGCGTCCTGCTGGTGAGCGGATGCTCCATCTGGTCGGAACCAAGCGATTCAGCGAACAACAAAAAGGTAGCACTTACATTGTGGTATTGGAATCGTTCTATCGACGACAAGCTGATTGCCAAGGCCAAAGAGAAGTTCCCTAATATCGAGCTGACTGCTCAGAAAATTGGCGGTGATTTCAAAGCCAAGCTGAAGACGACACTTGCTGCACGTTCAGGCGAGCCGGATATCGTAGCCCTAAACGATTGGATCATGGAGCTTTTCCCCAGTGAAGATCGCTTTTATAATTTGTATGACCTTGGCGCAGGTGAGATAGAAGATCAATATTTAGAGTGGAAATGGAAACAAGGCGTCACGCCAAGTGGACAGATGATTGGGTTCCCTATGGATACCGGACCGACCGCTCTATTTTATCGAGCCGATCTATTCAAGGAAGCTGGGCTTCCTTCAGAACCAGAAGAGGTTGCTCGTCAATTGGATAGCTGGGATGCTTACGCTGCAGCGGGAGAGAAGATTAAGGATGCATTCGGAGGCAAGGTTTTTCTGACCGATAATATTGGAAGCGTTTACAACCAAGTGTTGTCCCAAGGTACCGAACGTTACTTCCGACCTGATGGTTCATTTATCGGCATGGACTCCCCTCTCGTACGCAAAAGCTGGGATACTGCGGTAGCCTTCAAGCAAAAAGGACTGCTCGCCAATGCAGATGGCTGGACTCCAACCTGGAATGCAGCGATGAATAATGGTGAGATTGCCTCATTTGTCGGTGCGGTGTGGATGAAGCAGGTGCTGCAGGAGGCTGCTCCTGATACAACGGGTCAATGGCGTGTAACGCGAGCACCTGGCGGTGATGGTAATAACGGCGGCTCATTTCTATCTATTTTAAAATCCAGTAAACATCCCCAAGAAGCATTTGAACTTATTCGCTGGCTGCAAAGCCCTGAAAATCAACTTGAGCAATACCAAACGTTAAACTTGTTCCCATCGGCACCGGGGGTATTTGATCAACCGGCTATGAAGGAAGAAGAGCCTTTCTTCGGTGGGCAGGCGACAGGGCCTGTATTTGCTGCCTCAGCACAGCAAGTTCCGGATGCTTTTTTCGGGGAGCGTTATCCATCAGTACACAATATTATTACTCGGCGGTTGAATGACATTGCCAAGCAAAATAGTGATCCTCAGCAAGTGTGGACAGATACGGTACAGCGCGTTGAACGAGAATTGCAGCGATAG
- a CDS encoding carbohydrate ABC transporter permease produces the protein MNPDPGAARPDLNQEKSLLSRIWQHRALYIAISPFYLLFAVFGLFPIGFSLYLAFHKWDGIGVMTYNGLNNFKYLLSDVEFWQAVGNTFMIWIYSTIPMLFFALIIAFLLHAPFVKFKTLFRVGYFLPNVTSIVAVAIIFGALFANNYGFLNYLLQSVGLPVVEWLNAPWGIKVAISSMVVWRWTGYNAVIYLAGLQSIPNTLYEAAKIDGASAIQSFFRITIPMLRPVILFTVITSTIGGMQLFTEPQILVGNDGGAGAAGMTIVLYLYRESFINNYFGYGAAVGWGMFLIIALFSIVNWKLVQGKSS, from the coding sequence ATGAATCCAGACCCTGGAGCAGCACGTCCAGATCTGAATCAAGAGAAGTCACTCCTGTCACGCATCTGGCAGCATCGGGCACTATATATTGCCATCTCTCCATTCTACCTATTGTTTGCTGTCTTTGGACTATTTCCGATTGGTTTCTCGCTATACCTAGCCTTCCATAAGTGGGATGGCATCGGAGTCATGACGTATAACGGGCTGAACAATTTTAAATACCTGCTGTCCGATGTGGAGTTCTGGCAAGCGGTAGGCAATACGTTCATGATCTGGATCTACTCGACAATCCCGATGCTCTTCTTTGCATTAATCATAGCTTTCCTGCTACATGCACCGTTTGTGAAGTTCAAAACCCTCTTCCGGGTGGGCTACTTTCTCCCCAACGTAACATCTATTGTTGCTGTCGCTATCATTTTTGGCGCGTTATTTGCCAACAACTATGGCTTCCTCAATTACTTGCTTCAATCGGTCGGACTTCCAGTCGTCGAATGGCTTAATGCACCATGGGGCATTAAGGTAGCTATCTCATCCATGGTTGTCTGGCGCTGGACAGGATACAATGCCGTCATCTACCTGGCTGGACTACAGAGCATTCCCAACACGTTATATGAGGCTGCTAAGATCGATGGAGCTTCAGCAATTCAATCCTTTTTCCGAATCACCATTCCGATGCTACGACCTGTCATTCTGTTTACCGTGATCACCTCCACTATTGGGGGCATGCAGCTATTTACCGAACCGCAGATTCTCGTAGGCAATGATGGTGGTGCAGGCGCGGCCGGTATGACGATTGTCCTCTATCTCTACCGCGAATCGTTCATCAACAATTACTTTGGATATGGCGCTGCAGTTGGCTGGGGAATGTTCCTTATTATCGCTCTATTCTCGATCGTGAACTGGAAGCTCGTTCAAGGTAAATCATCCTGA
- a CDS encoding carbohydrate ABC transporter permease, with translation MTSRSLKSVVLYIGLIGGMIISMFPFYWLIVMSTRTTSDIYTFPPKLWFGGEMWSNITRVLQQIDFWGAFLNTLFVAGMVTILVLFFDSLAGFAFAKFEFPGKKWLFVLLIATMMVPSQLSLVPSFVLMATFGWVGSFKALIIPGMVNAFGIFWIRQYATESIPNDLLDAGRIDGCNFFRLYWNVALPILRPAFAFLGAFTFIGVWNDYLWPLIVLTDERKYTLQIALSQLNGLYNTDYAMVIAGTLLAVIPLIIMFLFISRQFISDIAAGAVKD, from the coding sequence ATGACGTCCAGATCTCTCAAATCGGTAGTGTTGTATATCGGACTCATCGGGGGCATGATCATTTCCATGTTCCCGTTCTATTGGCTAATCGTGATGTCTACACGGACAACGTCGGATATTTATACCTTTCCACCCAAGCTGTGGTTCGGGGGCGAGATGTGGAGCAATATTACGCGCGTATTGCAGCAAATTGACTTCTGGGGTGCTTTTCTCAATACGTTATTTGTAGCTGGAATGGTCACTATATTGGTACTGTTTTTTGATTCTTTGGCAGGGTTTGCGTTTGCGAAGTTTGAATTTCCGGGCAAAAAATGGCTTTTCGTGCTGCTCATCGCCACCATGATGGTGCCTTCACAGCTATCCCTGGTTCCATCCTTCGTGCTCATGGCGACGTTTGGCTGGGTCGGTTCCTTCAAAGCACTCATTATTCCGGGCATGGTGAATGCCTTCGGTATATTCTGGATTCGCCAGTATGCGACGGAGTCTATTCCGAACGACCTGCTGGATGCTGGTCGAATTGACGGCTGCAACTTCTTCCGCTTGTATTGGAATGTGGCTTTGCCCATTTTGCGGCCTGCCTTTGCTTTCCTTGGCGCCTTCACCTTCATTGGGGTATGGAATGATTATCTGTGGCCCTTGATCGTACTGACAGATGAGCGAAAATATACACTGCAGATCGCCCTTTCTCAATTGAATGGTCTGTATAACACGGATTATGCCATGGTCATTGCAGGTACACTGCTTGCTGTCATCCCTTTGATCATTATGTTTCTATTCATCAGCCGTCAGTTTATTTCGGATATTGCCGCAGGCGCGGTGAAGGACTAA
- the gntK gene encoding gluconokinase, which translates to MASSPYMIGVDIGTTSTKAVLFEQNGTIVSQGSANYPLHTPTPVIAEQDAEDIFQAVIASVKQATSTAEVKPDEILFVSFSSAMHSILPVDAHGKPLMRAMTWADNRSAEWTKVLQSDMNGHDIYLRTGTPIHPMSPLTKIMWLTRDQPELFQQTHKLISMKEYVFYILFSQYLIDHSMASATGLMNLEKLDWDEEALQVAGITPKHLSNLVPTTHVLRQGLHPEYAKEMGIAVTTPFVIGASDGVLSNLGVNAIDPVVVAVTIGTSGAIRTVVDQPVTDPKGRFFCYALTEDQWVIGGPVNNGGVIFRWIRDEFAASEVETAKRLGIDPYEVLTRVAENVPAGSEGLLFHPYMTGERAPLWNPSARGSFFGLTLHHKKEHMIRAALEGVLFNLYTVMLAIEEKIGRPTKIQATGGFARSELWRQMMADIFDQDVIIPESIESSCLGAAVLGLYALGEIDSLSVVSEMIGSTHRHKPDQEHVRVYRELLPIFIRISRKFEEEYADIAAFQNKTMHP; encoded by the coding sequence ATGGCTTCTTCACCCTATATGATCGGCGTAGATATCGGCACAACCTCTACCAAAGCGGTTCTGTTCGAGCAAAATGGAACCATTGTATCTCAAGGCAGTGCGAATTATCCGCTGCACACCCCGACACCTGTCATCGCAGAGCAGGATGCGGAGGATATTTTTCAAGCCGTCATTGCATCGGTTAAACAGGCTACCTCTACGGCGGAGGTGAAGCCGGATGAGATCCTATTTGTATCGTTTAGTTCTGCCATGCATAGCATTCTGCCTGTGGATGCACACGGTAAACCATTGATGCGAGCCATGACGTGGGCGGATAATCGCAGCGCCGAATGGACAAAAGTGCTCCAGTCCGATATGAATGGTCATGACATTTATCTTCGAACAGGAACACCTATTCATCCGATGTCGCCTTTGACCAAAATCATGTGGCTCACTCGTGATCAACCGGAGTTGTTCCAACAAACGCATAAATTGATCTCCATGAAAGAATATGTTTTCTATATATTGTTCTCCCAATACTTGATTGATCATTCCATGGCTTCAGCTACCGGGCTTATGAATCTAGAGAAGCTGGATTGGGATGAGGAAGCACTGCAAGTGGCAGGCATTACACCAAAACACCTGTCCAATCTTGTCCCGACAACACATGTGCTCCGTCAGGGACTGCACCCAGAATATGCTAAGGAGATGGGTATTGCGGTGACCACACCGTTTGTCATTGGAGCTAGTGATGGGGTGCTATCTAATCTAGGGGTAAATGCGATTGATCCTGTGGTTGTAGCTGTAACCATCGGTACGAGCGGGGCGATCCGCACTGTCGTGGATCAACCGGTAACGGATCCCAAGGGTCGGTTCTTCTGTTACGCACTGACAGAGGATCAATGGGTGATTGGTGGCCCTGTGAACAATGGCGGCGTGATCTTCCGCTGGATTCGAGATGAGTTTGCCGCCTCTGAAGTTGAGACAGCGAAACGTCTGGGGATTGATCCGTATGAAGTGCTGACCCGTGTTGCGGAAAATGTACCTGCAGGTTCGGAAGGCTTACTATTCCATCCATATATGACAGGTGAACGTGCACCGCTCTGGAATCCAAGCGCACGAGGCTCCTTCTTCGGGCTGACGCTGCATCACAAGAAGGAACATATGATTCGCGCTGCACTAGAAGGGGTTCTCTTCAACCTATATACGGTTATGCTTGCCATCGAAGAGAAGATTGGCCGCCCCACCAAAATTCAAGCCACTGGCGGATTCGCTCGTTCCGAGCTCTGGCGTCAGATGATGGCCGATATCTTCGATCAGGATGTGATCATTCCCGAGAGCATTGAGAGCTCTTGCCTTGGAGCAGCGGTGCTGGGACTGTACGCTCTTGGAGAGATTGATTCTCTCAGCGTTGTATCCGAGATGATCGGCTCAACACATCGGCATAAGCCAGATCAGGAGCATGTTCGGGTGTATCGGGAGCTGCTGCCGATCTTCATCCGCATATCCCGTAAGTTCGAGGAAGAATACGCGGACATCGCTGCTTTTCAGAATAAAACGATGCATCCGTAG
- a CDS encoding nuclear transport factor 2 family protein: protein MTTLLNNYFRLFDTSRADERAMQDLLSLFTPDAEIVLNGTSRKGFEGFMKAFYEYNSDVKHMWEKWELQPDGSYQTNWAVCGQSADGTVYAKTGIDIARLNDAGQIVYLENVQNDKDAFSKYNQ, encoded by the coding sequence ATGACCACATTATTAAACAACTATTTTCGTTTATTCGACACTTCCCGAGCAGATGAGCGTGCGATGCAAGATCTATTGTCCCTATTTACACCTGATGCAGAGATTGTATTGAACGGAACGAGTAGAAAAGGGTTTGAAGGTTTCATGAAGGCGTTCTATGAGTACAACAGTGATGTCAAACATATGTGGGAGAAATGGGAGCTTCAGCCGGATGGCAGCTATCAGACCAATTGGGCGGTATGCGGGCAGTCTGCAGATGGTACTGTATATGCGAAAACAGGAATTGATATTGCCCGGTTGAATGATGCAGGACAGATTGTATATCTGGAGAATGTGCAGAACGATAAGGATGCCTTCAGTAAATATAACCAGTAA
- a CDS encoding ArsR/SmtB family transcription factor, translating to MRTPTIPMASEMKLTTVCNALGDPIRMKIAHCLASSGEKNCSAFEVDHISKSTLSHHIKILREAGVIQPRIEGKQHFYSLRKDDLNTQFPGLVDMILNTTEE from the coding sequence ATGAGAACTCCTACTATTCCTATGGCTTCGGAAATGAAGTTGACTACAGTGTGTAATGCACTCGGTGATCCGATCCGCATGAAAATTGCACATTGTTTAGCCAGCTCCGGCGAGAAGAACTGTTCCGCCTTCGAAGTAGATCATATATCAAAGTCCACGTTGTCCCATCACATCAAAATTTTGCGTGAAGCTGGTGTAATTCAACCACGCATTGAAGGCAAACAGCACTTTTATTCCCTACGAAAGGACGATTTGAATACGCAGTTTCCTGGTCTTGTAGACATGATTCTGAATACAACAGAAGAATAA